One Leptolyngbya sp. 'hensonii' genomic region harbors:
- a CDS encoding DUF433 domain-containing protein — MTAYELTYPHIQKQSGEPARLTSHPRIRVAQIVMDYLSYGWSVEEMCRQHSYLTPAETHAAMGYYFDHQAEIDQEIRAEWQQVQSDQAAAKRSPFYLRMKAQGVF; from the coding sequence ATGACTGCTTACGAACTAACTTATCCCCATATTCAAAAACAAAGTGGTGAACCTGCTCGATTAACTAGCCATCCACGCATTCGAGTTGCCCAGATTGTGATGGACTACCTGTCCTATGGCTGGTCTGTGGAAGAGATGTGTCGTCAGCATTCGTACCTTACGCCTGCTGAAACTCATGCTGCGATGGGTTACTACTTCGATCATCAGGCGGAGATCGATCAGGAGATCCGAGCAGAGTGGCAGCAGGTTCAGAGTGACCAGGCTGCAGCAAAGCGATCTCCCTTTTACTTGCGTATGAAAGCACAAGGGGTTTTTTAG
- the cas1 gene encoding type I-MYXAN CRISPR-associated endonuclease Cas1, which translates to MMVITNDSIAQQATLRVSALHAFAYCPRLFYLEEVEELYTQDAAVFAGRRLHVELEKQEDEAWEELFLESEELGLRGRVDALRTRDGNTIPYEHKRGRSHRDEHNQPQAWESDRLQILAYACLIETVLQVPVAEGRIRYHADNVLVHVPLNEAGRQTVQTAIAQARSLRASLYRPPVTENERLCARCSLSSVCLPEEARLAHDREWQPVRLFPQDDDRQIIHVLEPGSSVGRTGDQLKITRRNQPIEKIPIRQIGQVVLHSFSQISTQALHFCSEQGIGVHFISGGGRYLGSFDNRHGSIQRRIRQYGALSQPETCLELARQLVICRGQGQRKFLMRGQRGKDPVPEALQQAIHQMKATLKQVNKAPALETLLGLEGNLAALYFGALPHLIGDQVDPLLQFDGRNRRPPRDRFNALLSFGYALLLKDVMNSILTVGLEPALGFYHQPRTQAPPLALDLMEIFRVPLVDMTAMASINRGQWEVQADFEVRGVQVWLSDTGRRKFVDLYERRKAESWKHPVTGYSLTYRRLLELEVRLLEKEWSGEGGLFGQLVIR; encoded by the coding sequence ATGATGGTTATCACGAACGATTCGATCGCGCAACAAGCTACCCTGCGGGTATCTGCCCTCCATGCCTTTGCTTACTGTCCTCGGCTGTTTTACCTGGAAGAAGTCGAAGAACTCTATACCCAGGATGCTGCCGTCTTCGCCGGACGCAGGCTGCACGTTGAACTGGAGAAACAGGAAGACGAAGCCTGGGAGGAACTCTTCCTCGAAAGCGAAGAACTGGGCCTGCGGGGACGGGTGGATGCCCTCCGTACCCGTGATGGCAACACTATTCCCTATGAACATAAACGAGGTCGTTCCCATCGAGACGAGCATAACCAGCCTCAGGCATGGGAGAGCGATCGGCTCCAGATTTTGGCCTATGCCTGCCTGATCGAAACTGTACTTCAGGTGCCAGTAGCGGAGGGACGAATTCGCTACCATGCGGACAATGTGCTGGTGCATGTGCCTTTGAATGAGGCGGGCAGACAGACCGTGCAAACTGCGATCGCCCAGGCCCGATCGCTGCGGGCTTCCCTTTATCGGCCTCCTGTCACTGAGAACGAACGGCTCTGCGCCCGTTGTTCCCTGTCCTCCGTCTGTTTGCCGGAAGAGGCGCGTCTGGCCCACGATCGGGAATGGCAGCCCGTGCGCCTGTTTCCCCAGGATGACGATCGGCAGATCATCCATGTGCTGGAGCCAGGGTCATCTGTGGGCCGCACCGGGGACCAACTGAAGATTACTCGACGCAATCAACCGATCGAAAAGATTCCCATTCGTCAGATCGGGCAGGTAGTGCTGCACAGTTTCTCCCAGATTTCCACCCAGGCGTTGCATTTTTGTTCAGAACAGGGCATCGGCGTTCACTTCATCTCTGGTGGAGGCCGCTACCTGGGGAGTTTTGACAACCGCCACGGGAGTATCCAGCGACGGATTCGTCAGTACGGAGCCCTGAGCCAACCAGAAACCTGCCTGGAACTGGCCCGCCAACTGGTCATCTGCCGGGGGCAGGGCCAGCGCAAGTTTCTGATGCGGGGGCAGCGAGGGAAAGACCCAGTACCAGAAGCCTTGCAGCAAGCCATCCACCAGATGAAAGCCACCCTGAAGCAGGTGAACAAAGCCCCCGCTCTGGAAACGCTGCTGGGTCTGGAAGGAAATCTGGCTGCGCTTTATTTCGGAGCCTTGCCCCATCTGATCGGCGATCAGGTGGATCCGCTGCTGCAGTTCGATGGTCGCAACCGCCGTCCTCCCCGCGATCGGTTCAATGCGCTCCTGAGTTTTGGTTATGCCCTGCTGTTGAAAGATGTCATGAACAGCATTCTGACCGTTGGCCTGGAACCAGCCCTGGGATTCTACCATCAGCCCCGAACCCAGGCTCCGCCCCTGGCCCTGGATTTGATGGAGATCTTTCGGGTGCCCCTGGTGGATATGACAGCGATGGCCTCGATCAATCGGGGGCAATGGGAGGTGCAGGCAGATTTTGAAGTGCGCGGGGTGCAGGTCTGGCTCAGTGATACGGGGCGACGCAAGTTTGTGGATCTGTATGAGCGGCGCAAGGCAGAGAGTTGGAAACATCCGGTGACGGGTTATTCCCTCACCTACCGGCGGTTGTTGGAGTTGGAGGTGCGGTTGTTAGAGAAGGAGTGGTCGGGAGAGGGGGGCCTGTTTGGGCAATTGGTGATCCGTTAG
- the cmx8 gene encoding type I-MYXAN CRISPR-associated protein Cmx8, producing the protein MAKTKAQLTVEVLTLNYQLAELPSSQHRAGLAGLVLVVRWLERQPTFQDKVKNGAICCLTRLDDRGATLELNPAGVEILFDEIYAATVEEQERAQPLKNKQKEIIQPRREEERQETDAKGKQKTKKVYIYPVVVPRGSFLVDSSYDRSSDGKNGHWIKLWRDMVWSILRGVPATRKPFEARSDRAYCEDAANVWKQLVQPAEFTVDLPSTYFLGAQANNAENVPFKDRARFQFLLHFWLFATQIYVPAVVDNEGKRNFVGYALAIPDVAYLQWFCEEIVGILGDRSPELSGYRPRDCIVDLAMESALDLMKRLHDRLTQTTGEQSISSTVFGIDVIHTEKQGNNVRVLSVTRLNPEEEMLDEYAQIRGHYWSPLFRRQCLLNLINQQPWHNGFDALLCTLPYEQSIENDYFRRDVREKLKVLIEEAKQMDETATLNGSTTIEPLVFRLVSNYVNRKLKAKYDLEWKPEWKGLKNDELNQRPDYKKYAEMKAKVAKSAFLDIRSRTEQMDFVNYFVSSLCSVPQHMKSDDYVDLTKALYQETDKIRTLTLLALSANS; encoded by the coding sequence TTGGCTAAGACAAAAGCACAACTAACTGTCGAGGTTTTGACACTGAACTATCAGCTTGCTGAGTTACCTTCCTCCCAGCATCGGGCAGGGCTGGCAGGACTGGTGCTGGTTGTCCGCTGGCTGGAACGGCAACCGACTTTTCAGGATAAGGTCAAGAATGGGGCTATCTGTTGCCTGACTCGACTGGATGATCGAGGTGCAACGCTAGAACTCAACCCGGCTGGCGTAGAAATCCTGTTTGATGAGATCTATGCTGCCACTGTAGAAGAACAGGAACGGGCTCAACCTCTGAAGAATAAGCAGAAAGAGATTATCCAACCTCGACGGGAAGAAGAGCGGCAGGAAACGGATGCGAAGGGAAAGCAGAAAACGAAAAAGGTCTATATCTATCCAGTCGTGGTTCCCAGAGGATCGTTTCTGGTTGATTCGAGCTATGACCGTAGCTCGGATGGAAAAAATGGGCATTGGATAAAACTGTGGCGAGATATGGTGTGGAGCATTCTGCGGGGTGTTCCTGCAACTCGTAAGCCCTTTGAGGCCAGATCAGATAGAGCATACTGTGAAGATGCCGCAAATGTTTGGAAGCAGTTGGTTCAGCCTGCTGAATTTACCGTCGATTTGCCTAGCACCTATTTCTTGGGAGCGCAGGCAAACAATGCTGAAAATGTACCATTTAAAGACCGGGCACGATTTCAGTTTTTGTTGCATTTCTGGCTGTTTGCCACACAGATCTATGTGCCTGCTGTAGTTGATAACGAAGGTAAACGTAACTTTGTAGGCTATGCATTGGCGATTCCAGATGTTGCGTATTTGCAATGGTTTTGCGAGGAAATCGTAGGCATTTTAGGCGATCGTTCCCCTGAGCTGTCTGGCTATCGTCCTCGTGACTGTATTGTGGATCTTGCGATGGAAAGTGCTCTGGATTTAATGAAGCGGCTACACGATCGCCTGACTCAAACAACTGGGGAACAATCAATCAGTTCAACAGTGTTTGGAATTGATGTTATCCACACTGAGAAGCAGGGCAATAATGTGCGTGTTTTAAGTGTGACGAGACTTAATCCAGAAGAGGAAATGTTAGATGAGTATGCTCAAATTCGAGGCCATTATTGGAGTCCGTTGTTCCGTAGACAATGCTTATTAAACCTGATCAACCAGCAACCCTGGCATAACGGATTCGACGCTTTACTATGCACCTTGCCCTATGAACAAAGTATTGAGAATGATTACTTTCGGCGGGATGTGCGAGAGAAGCTAAAAGTTTTAATCGAAGAGGCAAAACAAATGGATGAGACTGCAACATTGAATGGTTCAACTACGATTGAACCACTGGTTTTTCGATTGGTCAGTAACTATGTCAATCGCAAACTGAAAGCCAAGTATGACTTGGAGTGGAAGCCAGAATGGAAAGGGCTAAAGAATGATGAATTAAATCAACGCCCTGACTACAAGAAGTATGCCGAGATGAAAGCTAAGGTTGCTAAGTCTGCATTTCTAGATATTCGTAGCCGTACAGAGCAAATGGATTTTGTTAATTACTTTGTCTCTAGCCTATGTTCTGTTCCCCAGCACATGAAATCTGATGATTATGTGGACCTGACCAAAGCTTTATACCAGGAGACAGATAAGATCCGAACTCTGACGTTACTCGCTCTGTCTGCCAATAGCTAA
- a CDS encoding type II toxin-antitoxin system RelE/ParE family toxin: MTCTRKIKDAELLQRIQVIIEEVENLDSLADLSNVKKLKAQGDYYRIRVGDYRVGLTVNESTVSFVRVLHQKEIYRYFP; the protein is encoded by the coding sequence GTGACATGTACCCGCAAGATCAAAGATGCAGAACTGCTACAGAGGATTCAAGTCATCATCGAAGAGGTCGAGAATCTAGATAGTTTGGCAGATTTGAGCAACGTCAAAAAATTAAAGGCACAAGGAGACTACTACCGGATTAGAGTGGGTGATTACCGAGTTGGACTAACTGTAAATGAAAGCACCGTGAGTTTTGTTCGAGTGTTACACCAGAAAGAAATCTATCGTTATTTCCCTTAA
- the cas5 gene encoding type I-MYXAN CRISPR-associated protein Cas5/Cmx5/DevS, whose protein sequence is MDYLWLRIRAPFAAFRGFQAGVYRATAPVMPPSSALGLVLNLAGIEMREGLDRPTTLIRVNIPCLQLAIGVIPGLESKVCTLYQQLHSYPVGASGKELAARTHGAKYWIVPVRREFLVGLDMVLGVQADLQLIQQIKQGLRGELTIPRYGLPFAGDNNFLFDRIDIVDRPPATLWYVQMQPDDPPMKGSYRLTVGIDRADNSKTTSFLYAPIEEATIEPPSTAWTWTPREPESVAA, encoded by the coding sequence ATGGATTATCTTTGGTTACGAATTCGTGCCCCCTTTGCAGCTTTTCGTGGATTTCAGGCTGGGGTTTATCGGGCAACAGCTCCAGTCATGCCTCCTTCTAGCGCACTGGGTTTGGTCTTGAACCTGGCAGGTATTGAGATGAGAGAGGGGCTTGATCGTCCTACAACTTTGATTCGAGTGAATATTCCCTGTTTGCAATTAGCAATTGGTGTTATTCCAGGTCTTGAAAGTAAGGTCTGTACTCTTTATCAACAGCTTCATAGTTACCCTGTAGGGGCTTCCGGTAAAGAACTTGCGGCTCGAACTCATGGGGCAAAGTATTGGATTGTTCCTGTCCGCCGAGAATTCTTGGTGGGCTTGGATATGGTGTTAGGTGTGCAAGCAGATCTGCAGTTAATTCAACAAATCAAACAGGGACTTCGGGGAGAACTTACGATTCCCCGCTATGGCTTACCCTTTGCAGGGGATAATAACTTCCTGTTCGATCGCATCGATATTGTAGATAGACCACCTGCAACACTCTGGTATGTGCAGATGCAACCGGATGATCCACCAATGAAAGGGTCATATCGGCTGACTGTGGGCATTGATCGGGCTGATAACAGTAAGACAACCAGTTTTCTCTATGCTCCGATTGAGGAGGCTACGATCGAACCTCCTTCGACAGCCTGGACATGGACTCCCAGAGAGCCTGAGTCAGTAGCAGCATAG
- a CDS encoding PIN domain-containing protein, whose translation MWLKLKAGEIDLICSELVLLESLVMPLKQANTALAQTYEQLLLGTDIQLIPISQKILRDAATLRAATNLKTPDAIHSTTAINTNCTLFLTNDRAF comes from the coding sequence ATGTGGCTTAAGTTGAAAGCAGGTGAAATTGATCTGATTTGTAGTGAGTTGGTCCTACTGGAAAGCTTGGTGATGCCACTTAAGCAAGCTAATACAGCTTTAGCTCAAACCTATGAGCAACTACTTTTGGGTACTGATATTCAACTTATCCCTATTTCACAGAAAATTCTCAGAGATGCTGCAACTCTGAGAGCAGCAACTAACCTGAAAACACCTGATGCTATCCATAGCACAACAGCTATTAATACGAACTGTACACTTTTCCTTACAAACGATCGTGCATTCTGA
- a CDS encoding Uma2 family endonuclease → MVQAPDKLLTLEEFLALPASDQRYELVNGRAVPKFQELAMSPKYFHSSLTGVLFVLLSQWSENRGRSQIEWAVSLVRQDQSWVPIPDLTYISYDRLPATWAEDAPCPVPPELAIEIISPGQSFGVMVEKATDYLASGVLRVWVVDTQAQSITVFYPDRPPLTCTGATPLIDPLLEGLHLTAQQLFQKAGLINPAQA, encoded by the coding sequence ATGGTTCAGGCACCCGATAAACTCTTGACCCTGGAAGAATTTCTGGCTCTACCTGCAAGTGATCAGCGCTATGAGCTAGTCAATGGTCGGGCCGTTCCCAAGTTCCAGGAACTTGCCATGTCTCCCAAATATTTTCACAGTTCTCTCACTGGCGTTCTTTTTGTTTTGCTGAGTCAATGGAGCGAAAACCGGGGACGATCGCAGATTGAATGGGCGGTGTCCCTGGTCCGACAAGATCAATCCTGGGTGCCGATTCCAGATCTGACCTACATCTCCTACGATCGTCTCCCGGCAACCTGGGCTGAAGATGCCCCCTGCCCGGTGCCGCCGGAATTGGCGATTGAAATAATCTCTCCCGGTCAATCCTTCGGAGTCATGGTAGAGAAAGCCACCGATTATCTGGCATCTGGGGTACTGAGAGTGTGGGTTGTGGATACTCAAGCTCAAAGTATTACGGTTTTCTATCCCGATCGCCCGCCTTTGACCTGTACCGGAGCAACACCTCTGATCGATCCGCTCCTGGAGGGATTGCACCTGACTGCCCAGCAACTGTTCCAGAAAGCTGGACTGATCAACCCAGCGCAGGCTTAA
- the cas6 gene encoding type I-MYXAN CRISPR-associated protein Cas6/Cmx6, whose product MSLPYVELSFGVIGQTLPADHGYGLYSAIAHLCPQIHEQEELSIQTISGKPDGQGKIELSRQSKLRIRLPYEPAQIALVLPLAGQQLTIGNHRIQLSIPQIFPLYPVDKLRSRIVTIKKFQEPEPFKEAAQRQLDALGIQGNLILPLNEDGEPARKAIKIKTYSVVGFSLVITDLSDEDSIKLQQFGLGGKHRMGCGVFTSFPRAWRFYDA is encoded by the coding sequence TTGAGTCTACCTTATGTGGAGTTGAGCTTTGGTGTCATCGGGCAGACGCTGCCTGCGGATCATGGGTATGGGCTGTATAGTGCGATCGCCCATCTTTGCCCGCAAATTCATGAGCAGGAAGAGCTAAGTATTCAAACAATTTCAGGCAAGCCGGATGGCCAGGGCAAGATTGAGCTTTCCCGGCAGTCGAAACTGAGAATCCGTTTGCCTTATGAGCCCGCACAAATTGCGTTAGTACTGCCGCTGGCTGGACAGCAACTAACGATCGGCAATCATCGCATTCAGTTGAGCATTCCTCAGATTTTTCCGTTGTATCCGGTTGATAAGTTGCGCTCTCGGATTGTCACGATTAAGAAATTCCAGGAGCCAGAACCCTTTAAAGAAGCTGCTCAGCGCCAACTAGATGCTTTGGGAATTCAAGGGAATCTGATTCTCCCTCTGAATGAAGATGGGGAGCCAGCCCGTAAAGCGATTAAAATCAAAACCTATTCAGTCGTTGGATTTAGCCTGGTCATTACCGATCTGAGCGATGAAGATTCTATCAAACTTCAGCAATTTGGATTAGGTGGTAAGCATCGTATGGGATGTGGCGTCTTCACCAGTTTCCCGCGTGCCTGGAGGTTTTATGATGCCTAA
- the cas3 gene encoding CRISPR-associated helicase Cas3', with product MMPNLPEQLLAKSKRGDRVITLEAHLRDTETCASQIFRLDGRWGQNWCRLFKIQGREIQEKFLLNLRIAALFHDIGKANEDFYAAVSTPGFKAQTLRHEHLSALVLCLSEVRNWLAQNSNLDIDVITAAVLSHHLKASESQITVKDDKETSEKLKNYRWCQPQTLKTSVTLYLNHDEVNRILERIAAIATLTDIPVLPQASWKAGSIWDQAYKKGKDAGRHFKRNVGADNPRRSLLVAIKAGLIVADAAASGLVRENKDITDWIEAVVHADAIGQDQIATAIINPRIGQIRARQAGQAFDQKAFLTKHTPAQLEVLQDQTLQEFQKQIAKQGSKALLLAACGAGKTLGAWKWAEQQSREYNIGKVIFLYPTRGTATEGFRDYVGWAPEADAALITGTARYELEAMQENPSDAIQGKDFQADERLYALGFWSRRFFSATVDQFLGFVEHSYQSLCLLPVLADSAVIIDEVHSFDQRMFDSLVSFLENFDLPVLCMTATLPPSRRKRLEKVGLKAYPTEADREILPDLEEKEKHPRYYLEPVANFEAAFNQAVSAYQQGERVLWVVNTVDRCLTIAQKLTTALRDLDAEVLTYHSRFRLCDRQAVHAKTVAAFAIQKGSEERKAAIAVTTQVCEMSLDLDADVLITEVAPIPSLVQRFGRANRHLARGQEFRARLHTYFPPSHLPYQKDELKVAAAFLQEFKDCDISQHQFAEALERYAPPEREPDGSARFLDSGYYATPGSFRDTDDFAIPCVLDRDLPDVKTILDSSEKYRKEPYIISIPKKWANARTEEHNWLPKYLGVATWEGHYDEHRGFITKPLEEVELG from the coding sequence ATGATGCCTAATCTTCCTGAGCAGTTATTGGCAAAGAGCAAGCGTGGAGATCGGGTGATTACGCTGGAAGCTCATTTGCGCGATACAGAAACCTGTGCTAGTCAAATCTTTCGGTTGGATGGTCGGTGGGGACAGAATTGGTGTCGCCTTTTCAAGATTCAAGGTCGGGAGATTCAGGAAAAATTCCTGCTCAATTTGCGAATAGCAGCTTTGTTTCACGACATTGGCAAAGCAAATGAGGATTTTTACGCAGCCGTCTCAACTCCAGGATTCAAAGCTCAAACCCTGCGTCATGAGCATTTGAGTGCATTAGTGCTATGTTTGTCGGAAGTTCGTAATTGGTTAGCACAAAATTCAAACCTGGATATTGATGTCATCACTGCTGCTGTTTTATCGCATCACTTGAAGGCTTCTGAAAGTCAGATTACGGTGAAAGACGACAAAGAAACCAGTGAAAAACTCAAGAATTATCGCTGGTGTCAGCCTCAAACCCTCAAAACGTCGGTCACGTTGTATCTCAACCATGATGAAGTCAATCGAATTTTAGAGCGTATTGCTGCGATCGCTACCCTAACAGATATTCCAGTCCTACCCCAAGCCAGTTGGAAGGCAGGCTCAATCTGGGACCAGGCTTATAAAAAAGGAAAAGATGCAGGTCGCCACTTTAAGCGAAATGTTGGGGCAGACAACCCACGGAGATCGCTCCTGGTTGCGATCAAGGCCGGGTTGATCGTGGCGGATGCTGCTGCTTCAGGATTGGTGCGAGAAAATAAAGATATTACCGATTGGATCGAAGCCGTTGTCCATGCTGATGCCATTGGTCAAGACCAAATTGCTACCGCCATTATTAATCCTCGGATTGGACAAATCAGGGCACGTCAGGCAGGGCAAGCCTTTGACCAAAAAGCATTTCTGACGAAACATACCCCTGCTCAACTTGAAGTTCTCCAAGACCAAACACTACAGGAATTTCAAAAGCAGATAGCCAAACAGGGTTCTAAAGCGTTGCTACTGGCTGCTTGTGGAGCTGGAAAAACACTGGGAGCCTGGAAGTGGGCAGAGCAGCAATCGCGGGAGTACAACATCGGGAAAGTGATTTTTCTGTATCCCACCAGAGGTACAGCTACGGAAGGCTTCCGGGATTATGTGGGTTGGGCACCAGAAGCAGATGCAGCTTTGATTACGGGAACTGCCCGTTATGAACTGGAAGCAATGCAAGAGAATCCAAGTGATGCCATTCAGGGTAAGGATTTTCAGGCAGATGAACGACTCTATGCATTAGGCTTCTGGTCACGTCGCTTTTTTAGTGCCACAGTTGATCAATTTCTTGGCTTTGTGGAACACAGTTACCAAAGTCTCTGTTTATTGCCTGTTCTGGCAGATAGTGCAGTTATTATTGATGAAGTTCATAGCTTTGATCAGCGAATGTTTGATTCTCTGGTCAGCTTTTTGGAGAATTTTGACCTTCCAGTGCTGTGTATGACGGCAACGCTGCCACCGTCGCGGCGCAAACGCCTGGAGAAAGTGGGGCTAAAAGCTTATCCCACTGAAGCAGACCGAGAGATTTTGCCTGATTTAGAGGAGAAGGAAAAGCATCCCCGCTATTATCTTGAACCTGTTGCTAATTTTGAGGCAGCCTTTAATCAAGCAGTGAGTGCTTATCAGCAAGGTGAGCGAGTTCTCTGGGTGGTCAACACGGTGGACCGGTGTCTGACGATCGCCCAAAAGCTCACTACTGCGCTACGAGATCTCGATGCCGAAGTACTGACCTATCACAGTCGTTTTCGGTTGTGCGATCGTCAAGCTGTCCATGCTAAGACAGTTGCTGCGTTTGCAATTCAGAAGGGTTCAGAAGAACGAAAGGCGGCGATCGCCGTCACGACTCAGGTTTGTGAAATGAGCTTAGATTTGGACGCAGACGTATTGATCACGGAAGTTGCGCCAATTCCCTCGTTGGTGCAGCGGTTTGGAAGGGCTAATCGTCATCTGGCCAGGGGGCAAGAATTTCGAGCTAGATTACACACCTATTTTCCTCCTAGTCATTTGCCCTATCAAAAAGATGAGTTGAAGGTGGCAGCAGCTTTCTTGCAAGAGTTTAAGGACTGTGATATCAGTCAACACCAATTTGCCGAAGCACTGGAGCGGTATGCTCCACCTGAACGAGAACCTGACGGCAGTGCTCGTTTTCTAGACAGTGGTTACTACGCAACTCCTGGTAGTTTTCGTGATACGGATGACTTTGCCATACCCTGCGTTTTGGATAGGGATTTGCCCGATGTTAAAACTATTCTCGATTCATCTGAAAAATACCGAAAAGAGCCATACATCATTAGCATTCCTAAGAAATGGGCTAATGCGCGCACAGAGGAGCATAATTGGTTGCCTAAATATCTTGGTGTCGCCACATGGGAGGGTCACTATGATGAGCACCGAGGATTTATTACCAAGCCTTTGGAAGAAGTGGAGCTTGGTTAA
- the cas2 gene encoding CRISPR-associated endonuclease Cas2 gives MAEAKHWYIIAYDIRCPKRWRRAYKLLQGYGESLQYSIFRCWLSQRDREKLRWELEKILTEDDRLLLTGLCNRCVERMQHCNRPESWPTDEEGHRIL, from the coding sequence ATGGCTGAGGCAAAACACTGGTACATCATTGCGTATGATATTCGCTGCCCCAAGCGTTGGCGAAGAGCCTACAAGCTACTGCAAGGCTATGGGGAGAGTCTGCAGTACTCGATTTTTCGCTGTTGGCTCAGTCAGCGCGATCGGGAGAAATTGCGCTGGGAACTGGAGAAAATTCTGACAGAGGACGATCGATTACTCTTGACTGGCTTATGTAACCGCTGCGTGGAGCGGATGCAACACTGTAATCGGCCAGAATCCTGGCCAACGGATGAGGAAGGGCATCGGATCTTGTGA
- a CDS encoding type I-B CRISPR-associated protein Cas7/Cst2/DevR: MNKNLFATVLTYPAPSSNYRGESEENRTVLQKIAKGKQEYTVISPESMRNALREMLIKAGMPCNRTRLHNEDQLAVEFKEFPNAEKYADDFLFGFMVADNDAIKKNKGLPSKRDSILRMNLAVALTPYRFDATFHQSPLNAGASPWKNSSTSALLHREVAHTAYQYPFALAYSDCKAKPDWTKALLNAIAQLSDVAGGHARSYYEMAPRSIVLRLTPNLVAGYDTYGFDEQGGFSELERIKASDLPGGEFWIGGEIVRNIKPEQQDYLENEGVHLYENPQKLLADVADAFLS, encoded by the coding sequence ATGAACAAGAACTTATTTGCAACTGTTCTCACTTATCCTGCTCCCAGTTCTAACTATCGTGGTGAAAGCGAAGAAAACCGTACTGTGCTCCAGAAGATTGCCAAGGGTAAACAGGAATATACGGTCATTAGTCCTGAGTCCATGCGAAACGCCCTGCGAGAAATGCTGATTAAAGCAGGGATGCCCTGCAATCGCACTCGCTTACATAATGAAGATCAGCTTGCAGTGGAGTTCAAGGAATTCCCCAATGCTGAAAAGTATGCTGATGACTTTTTGTTTGGCTTCATGGTCGCTGATAATGATGCAATCAAGAAGAACAAGGGCTTGCCGTCAAAGAGAGATAGCATTCTGCGAATGAATTTAGCAGTCGCCCTCACGCCTTATCGTTTTGATGCCACTTTCCATCAGTCACCGTTGAATGCAGGCGCAAGTCCCTGGAAAAATTCATCGACTTCAGCGCTGTTGCATCGAGAAGTAGCGCATACAGCCTATCAGTATCCTTTTGCCCTAGCCTATTCTGATTGCAAAGCAAAACCAGATTGGACGAAAGCGCTGCTCAATGCGATCGCTCAACTCTCAGATGTGGCAGGCGGGCATGCGCGTAGTTATTACGAAATGGCTCCCAGGAGCATTGTGCTTCGCCTTACACCGAACTTAGTTGCGGGCTATGACACCTATGGGTTTGATGAACAGGGTGGTTTTTCGGAACTGGAGCGGATTAAAGCCAGTGATTTACCGGGGGGAGAGTTTTGGATTGGCGGTGAGATTGTTCGGAACATAAAACCTGAGCAGCAAGACTATCTTGAAAACGAAGGGGTTCATCTCTATGAAAATCCTCAGAAATTACTGGCTGATGTTGCAGATGCATTTTTGAGCTAG
- a CDS encoding BrnT family toxin, translating to MQFQWDSQKAKTNLQKHNISFEEAVTVFGDPLAVTIEDPDHSIGEMRFLTIGLSILRRLLVVSHTDRAEEVRLISARLATRRERKNYEFGE from the coding sequence ATGCAATTTCAATGGGATTCACAAAAGGCAAAAACGAATCTTCAGAAGCACAATATTTCTTTTGAAGAGGCTGTTACTGTGTTTGGCGATCCGCTAGCAGTCACAATTGAAGATCCAGATCACTCCATTGGTGAGATGAGATTCTTAACGATCGGGCTTTCGATTCTACGACGATTGCTAGTGGTATCTCATACAGATAGAGCAGAGGAAGTCCGTTTAATCAGTGCACGTTTAGCAACTCGAAGGGAAAGAAAAAACTATGAATTCGGAGAATGA